In Nitrospira sp., the genomic window GCAACGAATGGCCGCGGGCCAGCCCCAGACTCAAGGTTTCACGTTCTTCGGCACTCATGTGTCTATAAGATCTCGTTCGCATGGCAACACCGTAGCCCTTCAGGGCCTGCAGTGTTGCACTTGGAGTTAGAACTCAAGCAGGCTATGCGCATACCGACCGACGTGCGCCCCCTGAAGCGCTGAACTGGAGTGTGCTTATGCGCGTCAATCGGAGCGACATTGTCGCCCCCATCCGGACCATCCTCTGGACCGCCAGTCTTATCGGCCTGAGCATGGGTCTGCCGCTGATTGGATTTGTGATCTGGTCGATTCGCCAAAACGAGCTCATTGGAGTGAAGTTAGCGGCCACCAATCACGAGTTGGTAGCGGCTCGCGACCAGGCGCTTGAAGGAGCCAGACTCAAGTCGCTGTTCCTAGCCACCATGAGCCATGAAATCCGCACGCCCATGAACGGGGTGATCGGCATGACCGACCTTCTGCTAGATACGAACCTAACGCCGGAGCAACGGGACTATGCAAAGACGGTGCGCAGCAGCGGCGAACACCTGCTCATGATCATCAATGATATTCTCGATATTTCCAAGATCGAATCAGGACAATTAACGCTCGAGGTGATCGACTTTGATCTCCGCACCACGTTAGATGAAGTCATACAGATGTTGACTACTCGAGCCTCCGCCAAAGGATTAAATCTAGGATGCCTGGTTCATGCGGAGGTTCCCAGCGCCCTCCGTGGTGATCCCTGGCGACTTCGCCAGATTCTGCTGAACCTCATAGGGAATGCGATCAAGTTTACGGAACAGGGAGAAGTCGTGGTCTCCGTGACCCTTCTTCACGACACCCAGGAGTCCGCGACCCTTCGGTTTGAAATTCGCGATACCGGCATCGGCCTCTCACCGGAAGCGCTAGGCAAACTCTTTCGCCCGTTCAGCCAGGTGGATGGATCAACGACGAGGATCTATGGCGGCACAGGATTAGGCCTCGTAATCAGCAAACAGCTCACGGAACTTATGAAGGGTCAGATCGGGGTGGAGAGTCAGTCTGGAGCAGGCAGTACCTTCTGGTTTACGGCGACATTCACTCGACAGTCGTCACCAGTTCAATTGCTGCCCATTTCTGTACCAGACGCGTTGCGCGGCCTGCGGATCTGCATTGCCGACACCCATCCGATCAACCGCCGCATGCTGGAGTTGTACGCCACCAAATGGGAGGTCCATTGCCTGACGGCGAAGACCGGGACTGAGGCCCTAGAATCCCTGCGCCAAGCGGCGGCCGACCACACTCCGTGCGAAGTCGCGATCCTTGATCGACAGCTTCCAGGAATGGACGGCCTGGAGATCGCCAAGGCGATTAAATCCGATCCGTCCCTGGCCTCTACACACTTGATCCTTCTGACCTCCCAGGGCCAGCGGGGCGATGCCCAGGTTGCGCAAACAGCTGGCTATGAGGCCTACCTCACCAAGCCGGTGCGCGAGTCGCAGCTGTTTGAATGTCTCGCTGCCTTGCGGCAACAGGGTTCCGGCATGCCTCCCCCTCCCGAGCAGCCCGGGCACATAACCTCCCAGCCGGAGATAATCACGCGCCATACGTTGGCTGAAGCGAACACTCGAACAATCCGGCGGATCCTCCTCGCGGAGGATAATGTCATCAATCAAACGGTCGCGGTCAGCATGCTGCAGAAATTAGGGTATCAGGTGGACGTCGTGTCGAATGGTATGGAGGCCTGTGCGGCGGTCGCACGAATCCGGTATGCGGCGGTGCTCATGGACTGCCAGATGCCTGAGATGGACGGCCTACAAGCGGCCGCCGAGATTCGTCGACAGGAGGACACCCACGTCCATGTCCCGATTATCGCCATGACGGCAAACGCCCTGCCGGAAGACCGGGCCCGCTGTCTTGCGGCCGGGATGGATGACTACCTCAGTAAGCCTGTGCGTTCCAAGGAAATTGCAGAACTGATTGCGCGGTGGGTCGATCGGCCTGCGGCGTTCGCCCAAGCAGAGAGCACGAAACATTGAGCCCCATAAACGGCAGGCACGGGAAAGGCAGCGAACCATGGCCATTTTGATTGTTGAAGACAATCCGGTTAATGCGAAACTCCTGGCGATTATGCTCAATTCCGATGGGTATAAAACCCTGATCGCGCGCAATGGGATGGAAGCCTTGGCTACCCTCTCCGGAAAAAATATCATTGAACTGATCATCACCGACTATATGATGCCGGAAATGAACGGGTTAGAGCTGGTTGCCAAGATACGGGAGATGCCGCTGTTTGGTGCCATTCCCATCCTTATCGCATCGGCACACTCGGATCACGAGACCGTCACCAAAGCCAAGACCTTGGCTTGTGAGGGCTTCCTCACAAAACCGATTGACAAGCATTTGCTTCTAACAAAGGTGGGGCACCTCGTGAAGGAACAGCCACCCGTTCTGCGCAGCAAAGCCGAAAATTTACAAAAACTGGGCATCTCTTCCGAGGAATATGACGATCTGCTGAGCATGCTGCTGGCACAGCTGGCGGCGACCCTTCCCGTCGTCATCCTGGAACAGGGGGACTCTGACGCACCCGTCTCCCAATCACTGGGACAACTCCTCACGGAACTGGAGGAGAGCGCCGCCATTCTCGGGGCTGACAAATTTCATCGGTTGTATGGTCGGGTGAAAGGGGACTCCTTACCGAGGCAATCTCACTGCGTCGTCCTGCAGCAAGTCCTGCAAGAACTGGAGTTCGCATTAAAAGCCTGCATGCAGCCATCACCCCCGGCAGAAGCTCCCCAATGACCTCACCCGTTCTTTCCCTTCAGAAGAGCCTGCCTGCGCCGCGTGCAACTCAACAGCGGGATCTCCGGTAAGATCTGCGAGAACAGCCGTGAGGACCAATTGACCAAAGCTTCCGCATATTGACCAAGGGACTGAGCCTCTCATCGCTGGCCAGTCTCACATTGTGACAACTCATCGCGTCTTCAACGGCGCCATCGAATGCCGCCTCTACGAATTCCTTATCGTCCAAGGCGGAGCCAGAAGGCGGCTTACCCCGCCCGCACAGGCTTAACCCAGCCCGGCCCTTTCGACCCATACCTCGCTCTCGCCTCAAGTATTCCTCAGAATAACCGATATGAGAAGGTGGTGGTGTAGGAGTCCATCGCGTGAGACCTTCCGGTTTCGGGGGCACCTTCCCCGATTCGACAGAGAGTCTGACGCGATCTTTTTTTGTCCACTCACTGCCGTCCGCGCCGGCTCACGAGAGTCCAATGGCGTCATCGCCTGTTCCTCGCCGTCCGTGGAGCCTGGCCGCGCTGCAATGGGTGTCTATTCGATAAGGAAGAGGAGTTGCCGTGTTTCATGAATATTCGCTTTCGATCCGAGCACTC contains:
- a CDS encoding response regulator — translated: MRVNRSDIVAPIRTILWTASLIGLSMGLPLIGFVIWSIRQNELIGVKLAATNHELVAARDQALEGARLKSLFLATMSHEIRTPMNGVIGMTDLLLDTNLTPEQRDYAKTVRSSGEHLLMIINDILDISKIESGQLTLEVIDFDLRTTLDEVIQMLTTRASAKGLNLGCLVHAEVPSALRGDPWRLRQILLNLIGNAIKFTEQGEVVVSVTLLHDTQESATLRFEIRDTGIGLSPEALGKLFRPFSQVDGSTTRIYGGTGLGLVISKQLTELMKGQIGVESQSGAGSTFWFTATFTRQSSPVQLLPISVPDALRGLRICIADTHPINRRMLELYATKWEVHCLTAKTGTEALESLRQAAADHTPCEVAILDRQLPGMDGLEIAKAIKSDPSLASTHLILLTSQGQRGDAQVAQTAGYEAYLTKPVRESQLFECLAALRQQGSGMPPPPEQPGHITSQPEIITRHTLAEANTRTIRRILLAEDNVINQTVAVSMLQKLGYQVDVVSNGMEACAAVARIRYAAVLMDCQMPEMDGLQAAAEIRRQEDTHVHVPIIAMTANALPEDRARCLAAGMDDYLSKPVRSKEIAELIARWVDRPAAFAQAESTKH
- a CDS encoding response regulator — translated: MAILIVEDNPVNAKLLAIMLNSDGYKTLIARNGMEALATLSGKNIIELIITDYMMPEMNGLELVAKIREMPLFGAIPILIASAHSDHETVTKAKTLACEGFLTKPIDKHLLLTKVGHLVKEQPPVLRSKAENLQKLGISSEEYDDLLSMLLAQLAATLPVVILEQGDSDAPVSQSLGQLLTELEESAAILGADKFHRLYGRVKGDSLPRQSHCVVLQQVLQELEFALKACMQPSPPAEAPQ